In Fluviispira sanaruensis, a genomic segment contains:
- a CDS encoding pyruvate kinase encodes MKIKSKAKLIWTVTNNGCEKLGIDHIASTIVKNKLNAVRMTYSSLAYPNILKLREKITKLLANEDKQPADGKVPFLLSFVGRRALLSVPNGEITLENGVEVEIAFQVDFSACASMSTDSNAESKQFEVRVSSEDQLSTLKIGSIINISYGSVELQIVEIKKKSATELTARCIVENGGTLISGVDVHSQDMSRDLFPLLSDDEKTLRAGFSYLADFVIVDGIKSEQELFAIKAGILGENAPFSERHPSIPINKDVLETEALLPPRFLLKVDSKRSYELLPILLKHVDGVFLSRSELGIDEHPHNLPILQKDLVDRCNRMSKTIIIASELMHSMRLNANPTRAEVSDMANAAADGSDALVLSHEVTEGPNADLVAEVSLETLVNSEAWVEKKWHPFEMDKIPSDDDAVTYGAIRIAQQANVRAIVCFTEGGYTAMKLSSMRTPTEIIAITCNKKIMRQLNLLRSVTGMVLESRSQVERILNETKDILVNAFGFKKGDKFVFVSLTASSVSERNSNLFTLQEID; translated from the coding sequence ATGAAGATAAAGTCAAAGGCGAAACTCATTTGGACAGTGACAAACAACGGTTGTGAAAAATTAGGAATTGATCACATTGCTTCCACAATTGTAAAAAATAAATTAAATGCTGTCAGGATGACATATTCAAGCCTTGCATATCCAAATATATTAAAATTACGTGAGAAAATCACAAAATTACTTGCGAATGAAGACAAACAACCAGCTGATGGAAAAGTTCCTTTCTTATTAAGTTTTGTCGGTAGACGAGCTCTTTTATCTGTTCCAAACGGAGAAATCACTCTTGAGAATGGCGTTGAAGTTGAAATTGCCTTTCAGGTCGATTTTTCAGCATGTGCGTCTATGTCTACAGATAGCAATGCAGAGTCTAAACAATTTGAAGTGCGTGTTTCTTCAGAAGATCAGCTTTCAACTTTAAAAATTGGCTCTATTATTAATATTTCCTATGGCTCGGTTGAATTACAAATTGTAGAAATCAAAAAGAAATCAGCAACTGAATTGACTGCACGCTGTATTGTTGAAAATGGTGGAACACTCATTTCTGGAGTTGATGTTCACTCACAAGATATGTCTCGCGATCTCTTCCCATTATTATCAGATGATGAAAAAACTTTAAGAGCAGGTTTTTCGTATTTAGCAGATTTTGTAATTGTTGATGGTATTAAGTCAGAACAAGAATTATTTGCAATTAAAGCTGGTATTTTAGGAGAAAATGCTCCTTTCTCTGAAAGGCACCCAAGTATTCCAATCAATAAAGATGTGCTTGAAACCGAAGCATTGTTGCCACCACGTTTTTTACTCAAAGTAGATTCCAAGCGTTCGTATGAACTCTTACCTATTTTGCTCAAACATGTTGATGGTGTCTTTTTAAGTCGTTCTGAACTTGGGATTGATGAGCATCCACATAATTTGCCAATATTACAAAAAGATTTGGTAGATCGTTGCAATCGAATGTCTAAAACAATTATTATTGCTTCTGAACTTATGCACTCTATGCGCTTAAACGCGAACCCAACCCGTGCTGAAGTGTCTGACATGGCCAACGCCGCAGCAGATGGCTCCGATGCACTCGTTCTTTCCCATGAGGTGACGGAAGGTCCAAATGCCGATCTCGTAGCGGAAGTATCCTTAGAAACTCTAGTGAACTCAGAAGCATGGGTTGAAAAAAAGTGGCACCCATTCGAAATGGACAAAATACCAAGTGACGATGATGCAGTGACATATGGGGCTATCCGTATCGCCCAACAGGCAAATGTTCGTGCCATTGTTTGTTTCACCGAAGGTGGATACACAGCGATGAAGCTTTCTTCTATGCGCACTCCCACAGAAATCATAGCAATCACGTGCAACAAAAAAATCATGCGCCAATTGAATTTGTTGCGTTCTGTCACTGGAATGGTGCTTGAGTCACGCTCACAGGTTGAACGTATTTTAAATGAAACAAAAGATATCTTAGTCAACGCTTTTGGTTTTAAAAAAGGCGATAAATTTGTTTTTGTTTCCTTAACTGCTTCCAGTGTGTCCGAAAGAAATTCTAATTTATTTACTTTGCAAGAAATTGATTAA